One stretch of Cheilinus undulatus linkage group 5, ASM1832078v1, whole genome shotgun sequence DNA includes these proteins:
- the LOC121509786 gene encoding type-2 ice-structuring protein-like, which produces MKMWTVSALLCAMMAVTVGAAADLHVFSKSSNCPCGWTEFQDRCYIYVSKTMTWSEAQRNCQNMKANLASVRSFEEYTAIRGLTAVDQYGSTWIGASDAQQERYWFWADGTPFTFTYWCSYQPDHSGVGPHCLHMNFGVNKCWDDAECKARFPSVCAKRVLA; this is translated from the exons ATGAAGATGTGGACTGTGTCTGCACTGCTTTGTGCAATGATGGCTGTGACCGTCGGAGCTGCTG cgGACCTTCATGTTTTTAGTAAATCCTCAAACTGCCCCTGTGGATGGACTGAGTTCCAGGACCGATGTTACATCTATGTCTCAAAGACCATGACGTGGTCTGAGGCTCAG AGAAACTGTCAGAACATGAAGGCCAACCTCGCCTCCGTACGCAGCTTTGAGGAGTACACCGCCATACGGGGTTTAACCGCTGTTGATCAGTACGGAAGCACGTGGATTGGAGCGTCTGATGCTCAGCAG GAGCGTTACTGGTTCTGGGCTGATGGCACTCCTTTCACCTTCACATACTGGTGTTCTTATCAGCCTGACCACAGCGGGGTTGGACCACATTGTTTGCACATGAATTTCGGAG TCAACAAATGCTGGGATGATGCTGAATGTAAAGCTCGCTTTCCATCTGTCTGTGCCAAGAGAGTTCTGGCATAA